One genomic window of Cupriavidus oxalaticus includes the following:
- the argJ gene encoding bifunctional glutamate N-acetyltransferase/amino-acid acetyltransferase ArgJ, with the protein MPVNLPLPQAENLKSVAGVELGWAEAGIRKANRKDVLVVRVAEGSTVAGVFTSNRFCAAPVQVCREHLAAADKSGKGIRALVVNTGNANAGTGEQGLANARATCDALAAQLGISADQVLPFSTGVILEQLPMDRLLAGLPAAIANARADNWLAAAEAIMTTDTQPKVASRTVQIDGKTVTLSGISKGAGMIRPNMATMLGFIAMDAAVAQPVLQGLVTHAADHSFNSITIDGDTSTNDSFVLIASGKSGAVVDRAEGPAFEALRDAVTGLAQELAQMIVRDGEGATKLMTIRVEGGKDVAECRQIAYAVAHSPLVKTAFYASDPNLGRILAAVGYAGVDDLDVGRVNLWLDDVWVARDGGRNPDYREEDGQRVMKQAEITVRIALGRGNAEATVWTCDLSHDYVSINADYRS; encoded by the coding sequence ATGCCCGTCAATCTTCCGCTGCCCCAGGCAGAGAACCTGAAATCCGTCGCCGGCGTGGAGCTCGGCTGGGCCGAGGCGGGCATCCGCAAGGCCAACCGCAAGGACGTGCTGGTGGTGCGCGTGGCCGAAGGCAGCACCGTGGCCGGCGTCTTCACCAGCAACCGCTTCTGCGCCGCGCCGGTGCAGGTGTGCCGGGAGCACCTCGCTGCCGCGGACAAGTCGGGCAAGGGCATCCGCGCCCTGGTGGTCAACACCGGCAATGCCAACGCCGGTACCGGCGAGCAGGGCCTGGCCAATGCCCGCGCCACCTGCGACGCGCTGGCGGCGCAGCTGGGCATCAGCGCCGACCAGGTGCTGCCGTTCTCGACCGGCGTGATCCTCGAGCAGTTGCCGATGGACCGCCTGCTGGCAGGGCTGCCCGCCGCCATCGCCAATGCCAGGGCCGACAACTGGCTGGCCGCGGCGGAAGCCATCATGACCACCGACACGCAGCCCAAGGTCGCGTCGCGCACGGTGCAGATCGACGGCAAGACCGTGACGCTGTCGGGCATCAGCAAGGGCGCCGGCATGATCCGCCCGAACATGGCGACCATGCTGGGCTTTATCGCCATGGACGCCGCCGTGGCGCAGCCGGTACTGCAGGGACTGGTGACGCACGCCGCCGATCACTCGTTCAACAGCATCACCATCGACGGCGATACCTCGACCAACGATTCGTTCGTGCTGATCGCCTCGGGCAAGTCCGGTGCCGTGGTCGACCGTGCCGAAGGCCCGGCCTTCGAAGCGCTGCGCGATGCCGTGACCGGCCTGGCGCAAGAGCTGGCGCAGATGATCGTGCGCGACGGCGAAGGCGCGACCAAGCTGATGACCATCCGGGTCGAAGGCGGCAAGGACGTGGCCGAGTGCCGCCAGATCGCCTATGCGGTCGCGCATTCGCCGCTGGTCAAGACTGCGTTCTACGCCTCGGACCCCAACCTGGGCCGCATCCTGGCCGCGGTGGGCTACGCCGGCGTGGACGACCTCGATGTCGGCCGCGTCAACCTGTGGCTGGACGATGTCTGGGTCGCCCGCGACGGCGGCCGCAATCCCGACTATCGCGAGGAAGACGGCCAGCGCGTGATGAAGCAGGCCGAGATCACGGTGCGCATCGCGCTGGGCCGCGGCAATGCCGAAGCCACGGTGTGGACCTGCGACCTGTCGCACGACTACGTGTCGATCAACGCCGACTACCGTTCCTGA
- the secA gene encoding preprotein translocase subunit SecA: MITGLLKKVFGSRNERLIKQYRRTVAQINALEPKFEQLSDDDLRGMTETFRQRHAGGESLEALLPEAFAVCREASKRVMKMRHFDVQLIGGMVLNDNKIAEMRTGEGKTLTATLAVYLNAITGKGVHVVTVNDYLAQRDAEWMGRLYNYLGLSVGVNLSQMAHDEKQAAYNADITYGTNNEFGFDYLRDNMVYDPSQRVQRPLNYAIVDEVDSILIDEARTPLIISGQAENQTDLYQRMNGIPRLLERQIGEEKADGTGVEKPGDYYVDEKGHQVYLTEAGHEKAEEILAQQGLIGEGESLYAPQNITLMHHLYAALRAHSLFHRDQHYVVQNDEVVIVDEFTGRLMTGRRWSDGLHQAVEAKEGVTVQQENQTLATITFQNYFRMYTKLAGMTGTADTEAYEFQEIYGLEVVVIPTNRPAQRKDQQDQIYKTGKERYDAVVRDIRDCYERGQPVLVGTTSIETSEYLSGLLEREQLPHQVLNAKQHAREAEIVAQAGRPKMITIATNMAGRGTDIVLGGNVEKQSGFIEADPNLSDADKAARIQQLEDEWQSLHEQVKAAGGLHIVGTERHESRRIDNQLRGRAGRQGDPGSSRFYLSLDDQLLRIFAGDRVRAIMERLKMPEGEPIEAGIVTRSIESAQRKVEGRNFDIRKQLLQYDDVANDQRKEIYKLRNDVLEANDVGEMVANLRESVLVELFRDHVPADTMEEQWNIAGLEARLREDWGLEVPLAQTIEGAQSIEDEELLNLIMKAATERYDGKVAMVGRESFAGFERSVMLQSIDTHWREHLAALDHLRQGIHLRGYAQKDPKQEYKRESFELFARLLDVIKNEVTRVTFNVQIQSPEELEQASEEIEEGLSHLENVQYKHDEFAEGREPVEEAPSQRTGTAMAAAELALAGMPKVGRNDPCPCGSGKKFKQCHGKLS; encoded by the coding sequence ATGATCACGGGCCTTCTCAAGAAAGTCTTCGGCAGCCGCAATGAGCGGCTGATCAAACAATACCGCCGCACGGTGGCGCAGATCAATGCGCTGGAGCCGAAGTTCGAGCAACTCTCGGACGACGACCTGCGCGGCATGACCGAGACCTTCCGGCAGCGCCACGCCGGCGGCGAGTCGCTCGAAGCGCTGCTGCCCGAGGCTTTCGCCGTGTGCCGCGAGGCCAGCAAGCGCGTCATGAAGATGCGCCACTTCGACGTGCAGCTGATCGGCGGCATGGTGCTGAACGACAACAAGATCGCCGAAATGCGCACCGGCGAGGGCAAGACGCTGACCGCGACGCTGGCCGTGTACCTGAATGCCATCACCGGCAAGGGCGTGCACGTGGTGACGGTCAACGACTACCTGGCGCAGCGCGATGCCGAGTGGATGGGCCGCCTGTACAACTACCTGGGCCTGTCGGTGGGTGTGAACCTGTCGCAGATGGCGCATGACGAGAAGCAGGCTGCGTACAACGCCGACATCACCTACGGCACCAACAACGAGTTCGGCTTCGACTACCTGCGCGACAACATGGTCTACGACCCGTCGCAGCGGGTGCAGCGGCCGCTGAACTACGCCATCGTCGATGAAGTGGACTCGATCCTGATCGACGAGGCGCGCACCCCGCTGATCATCTCGGGCCAGGCCGAGAACCAGACCGACCTGTACCAGCGCATGAACGGCATCCCCAGGCTGCTCGAGCGCCAGATCGGCGAAGAGAAGGCCGACGGCACCGGCGTCGAGAAGCCGGGCGACTACTACGTCGACGAGAAGGGCCACCAGGTCTACCTGACCGAGGCCGGCCACGAGAAGGCCGAAGAAATCCTGGCGCAGCAGGGCCTGATCGGCGAGGGCGAGTCGCTGTACGCGCCGCAGAACATCACGCTGATGCACCACCTGTACGCCGCCCTGCGCGCGCACAGCCTGTTCCATCGCGACCAGCACTACGTGGTGCAGAACGACGAAGTCGTGATCGTCGACGAATTCACCGGCCGCCTGATGACCGGCCGGCGCTGGTCCGACGGCCTGCACCAGGCCGTCGAGGCCAAGGAAGGCGTGACCGTCCAGCAAGAGAACCAGACGCTGGCGACCATCACCTTCCAGAACTACTTCCGCATGTACACCAAGCTGGCCGGCATGACCGGCACGGCCGATACCGAGGCGTACGAGTTCCAGGAGATCTATGGCCTCGAAGTGGTGGTGATCCCGACCAACCGCCCGGCCCAGCGCAAGGATCAGCAGGACCAGATCTACAAGACCGGCAAGGAGCGCTACGACGCCGTGGTGCGCGATATCCGCGACTGCTACGAGCGCGGCCAGCCGGTGCTGGTGGGTACCACCTCGATCGAGACTTCTGAATACCTGTCGGGCCTGCTCGAGCGCGAACAGCTGCCGCACCAGGTGCTCAACGCCAAGCAGCACGCCCGCGAAGCCGAGATCGTGGCGCAGGCCGGCCGTCCCAAGATGATCACCATCGCCACCAACATGGCCGGTCGCGGTACCGACATCGTGCTGGGCGGCAACGTGGAAAAGCAGTCGGGCTTTATCGAAGCGGACCCGAACCTGTCCGACGCCGACAAGGCCGCGCGCATCCAGCAGCTCGAGGACGAATGGCAGTCGCTGCACGAGCAGGTCAAGGCCGCCGGCGGCCTGCATATCGTCGGCACCGAGCGCCATGAATCGCGCCGTATCGACAACCAGCTGCGCGGCCGCGCCGGCCGCCAGGGCGACCCGGGTTCGTCGCGCTTCTACCTGTCGCTGGACGACCAGCTGCTGCGCATCTTTGCCGGCGACCGCGTGCGCGCGATCATGGAGCGCCTGAAGATGCCCGAAGGCGAGCCGATCGAGGCCGGCATCGTCACGCGCTCGATCGAATCGGCGCAGCGCAAGGTGGAAGGCCGCAACTTCGATATCCGCAAGCAGCTGCTGCAGTACGACGACGTCGCCAACGACCAGCGCAAGGAAATCTACAAGCTGCGCAACGACGTGCTCGAAGCCAATGACGTCGGCGAGATGGTCGCCAACCTGCGCGAAAGCGTGCTGGTCGAGCTGTTCCGCGACCACGTGCCGGCCGACACCATGGAAGAGCAGTGGAACATCGCCGGCCTGGAAGCGCGCCTGCGCGAGGACTGGGGCCTGGAAGTGCCGCTGGCGCAGACCATCGAGGGCGCGCAGAGCATCGAGGACGAAGAGCTGCTCAACCTGATCATGAAGGCGGCGACCGAACGCTACGACGGCAAGGTCGCGATGGTCGGGCGCGAGTCGTTCGCCGGCTTCGAGCGCTCGGTCATGCTGCAGAGCATCGACACGCACTGGCGCGAACACCTGGCCGCGCTGGACCACCTGCGCCAGGGCATCCACCTGCGCGGCTATGCGCAGAAGGATCCCAAGCAGGAGTACAAGCGCGAGTCGTTCGAGCTGTTCGCGCGCCTGCTGGACGTGATCAAGAACGAAGTCACCCGCGTGACCTTCAACGTGCAGATCCAGTCGCCGGAGGAACTGGAACAGGCTTCCGAGGAGATCGAGGAAGGCCTGTCGCACCTGGAGAACGTGCAGTACAAGCACGACGAGTTCGCCGAAGGCCGCGAGCCGGTCGAGGAAGCGCCGTCGCAGCGCACCGGCACTGCCATGGCCGCCGCCGAACTGGCGCTGGCGGGCATGCCCAAGGTCGGCCGCAACGATCCGTGCCCGTGCGGCTCGGGCAAGAAGTTCAAGCAGTGCCACGGCAAGCTCAGCTGA
- a CDS encoding DciA family protein has translation MRRFTHHALQTAAAKPLNDWLAKSGPVSGLMQTARQLSVLEAEVLSLLPPGMRAGIAVAGVKRDAVDANGQVLLLLAAHGAAAARVRQVVPTLLGRLQQRGSQITAIRVRVQPEVQRHADWDTGPVERKRTSGQMTPTGLASLDQLARTLPDSPLRDALKTLLSHHR, from the coding sequence ATGCGCCGCTTCACCCACCACGCCCTGCAGACCGCTGCCGCCAAGCCGCTCAATGACTGGCTGGCCAAGTCCGGCCCGGTTTCCGGGCTGATGCAGACCGCGCGCCAGCTGTCCGTGCTGGAGGCCGAAGTGCTGTCGCTGCTGCCCCCCGGCATGCGCGCCGGCATTGCCGTGGCCGGGGTCAAGCGCGACGCCGTCGACGCAAACGGCCAGGTGCTGCTGTTGCTGGCGGCACACGGCGCGGCCGCGGCGCGGGTGCGGCAGGTGGTGCCGACGCTGCTGGGACGGCTGCAGCAGCGCGGCTCGCAGATCACCGCGATCCGGGTGCGGGTGCAGCCCGAGGTGCAGCGCCACGCGGACTGGGACACCGGTCCGGTCGAGCGCAAGCGCACCAGCGGGCAGATGACGCCGACCGGCCTTGCCAGCCTGGACCAGCTCGCGCGCACGCTGCCCGATTCGCCGCTGCGCGACGCGCTCAAGACGCTGCTCTCGCATCACCGCTGA
- the lpxC gene encoding UDP-3-O-acyl-N-acetylglucosamine deacetylase encodes MLKQRTIKSLVKTVGIGLHSGRKVTLTLRPAAADTGIVFTRVDLPEAVEIPVAASAIGDTRLASVLQKDGARVSTVEHLMSACAGLGIDNLYVDVDAEEIPIMDGSAASFVFLLQSAGIEEQNALKTFIRVKKPVEVREGDKFARLEPFFGFKLAFTIDFRHPAVDKTGQTFSIDFGDTSYVREIARARTFGFAHEVEALREMGLARGGSLDNAIVLDEHRMLNNEELRYGDEFVRHKILDAIGDLYVVGHPLIGSYVAHKSGHGLNNQLLRALLADQEAYELVTFDRVEEAPAAFLPQAQPAFA; translated from the coding sequence ATGCTCAAACAGCGCACGATCAAATCCCTGGTGAAGACGGTTGGCATCGGCCTGCACTCCGGCCGCAAGGTCACGCTGACCCTGCGTCCCGCAGCCGCCGACACCGGCATCGTCTTTACCCGCGTCGACCTGCCCGAGGCCGTCGAGATTCCCGTGGCCGCTTCGGCCATCGGCGACACGCGCCTGGCGTCGGTGCTGCAGAAGGATGGCGCGCGCGTTTCGACCGTCGAGCACCTGATGTCGGCATGCGCCGGCCTGGGCATCGACAACCTCTATGTCGACGTCGACGCCGAGGAAATCCCGATCATGGACGGCAGCGCCGCGTCCTTCGTGTTCCTGCTGCAGTCGGCCGGCATTGAAGAACAGAACGCGCTGAAGACCTTTATCCGCGTCAAGAAGCCGGTGGAAGTTCGCGAAGGCGACAAGTTCGCGCGGCTCGAGCCGTTCTTCGGCTTCAAGCTGGCGTTCACCATCGACTTCCGTCATCCGGCGGTCGACAAGACCGGCCAGACCTTCTCGATCGACTTCGGCGACACCAGCTACGTGCGTGAGATCGCCAGGGCCCGCACCTTCGGCTTTGCCCATGAGGTGGAAGCGCTGCGCGAGATGGGCCTGGCGCGCGGCGGCAGCCTGGACAACGCCATCGTGCTGGACGAGCACCGCATGCTGAACAACGAGGAACTGCGCTATGGCGATGAATTCGTGCGCCACAAGATCCTCGATGCCATCGGCGACCTGTATGTGGTCGGCCATCCGCTGATCGGGTCCTATGTCGCGCACAAGTCGGGCCACGGCCTGAACAACCAGCTGCTGCGCGCGCTGCTGGCGGACCAGGAGGCCTATGAACTGGTCACCTTCGACCGTGTCGAGGAAGCGCCCGCTGCCTTCCTGCCGCAGGCGCAGCCGGCCTTTGCCTGA
- a CDS encoding peroxiredoxin — protein sequence MITVGSRVPDATLQEFIETESEGCSLGPNAFRVADLVRGRKIVVFGLPGAFTPTCSAKHVPGFVTHAADLRAAGVDEVWCVSVNDAFVMGAWGREQQVAGAVRMMADGSAEWTRALGLDQDLGARGMGVRSKRYAMVIDDGVVTRLDVEAPGEFRVSSADAVLAALRG from the coding sequence ATGATTACCGTCGGTTCCCGCGTCCCGGACGCCACCCTGCAGGAATTCATCGAAACCGAGAGCGAGGGCTGCTCGCTCGGACCCAACGCCTTCCGCGTCGCCGACCTGGTGCGCGGGCGCAAGATCGTGGTGTTCGGGCTGCCCGGCGCGTTCACGCCGACCTGCTCGGCCAAGCATGTGCCGGGCTTCGTGACGCATGCCGCAGACCTGCGCGCCGCCGGCGTCGATGAAGTGTGGTGCGTGTCGGTCAACGACGCCTTCGTCATGGGCGCGTGGGGCCGCGAACAGCAGGTCGCCGGCGCGGTACGCATGATGGCCGACGGCAGCGCCGAATGGACGCGTGCGCTGGGCCTGGACCAGGACCTGGGCGCGCGCGGCATGGGCGTGCGCTCCAAGCGCTATGCCATGGTGATCGACGATGGTGTGGTGACCCGGCTCGACGTGGAGGCGCCCGGCGAATTCCGCGTCAGCAGCGCCGACGCCGTGCTGGCTGCGTTGCGCGGCTGA
- the ftsZ gene encoding cell division protein FtsZ, with amino-acid sequence MDFDMIETEVMDGTIIKVVGVGGAGGNAVQHMISRGVQGVEFICMNTDAQALKRSSASRVLQLGSTGLGAGAKPEVGRGCADQAREQIADALRGAHMVFITAGMGGGTGTGAAPIVAQVAKEMGILTVGVVSKPFDFEGARRAKVAEHGSSELESSVDSLIVVLNEKLFEVMGDDAEMDACFQCADDVLHNAVAGIAEIINVDGLVNVDFEDVKTVMGEQGKAMMGTATVSGVDRARLAAEQAVASPLLEGVDLSGARGVLVNITASRSLKLSETKEVMNTIRSYAAEDATVIFGTVYDDSMSDALRVTVVATGLGRSAKKQQPMTLLKTGTDNMPVQMMANMAATAAQHSSPDYSNLDTPAVWRSSRESASAHVAALQEKGVDTYDIPAFLRKQAD; translated from the coding sequence ATGGACTTTGACATGATCGAAACGGAAGTGATGGACGGCACCATCATCAAGGTGGTCGGCGTGGGCGGCGCGGGCGGCAATGCCGTGCAGCACATGATCAGCCGCGGCGTGCAGGGCGTCGAATTCATCTGCATGAATACCGACGCCCAGGCGCTCAAGCGTTCCAGCGCTTCGCGCGTGCTGCAATTGGGCAGTACGGGACTGGGTGCCGGCGCCAAGCCGGAAGTCGGCCGCGGTTGCGCCGATCAGGCCCGCGAGCAGATCGCCGACGCGCTGCGCGGCGCGCACATGGTCTTCATCACTGCCGGCATGGGCGGCGGTACCGGTACCGGTGCCGCGCCGATCGTGGCGCAGGTTGCCAAGGAAATGGGCATCCTGACCGTGGGCGTGGTCAGCAAGCCGTTCGACTTCGAAGGCGCGCGCCGCGCCAAGGTGGCCGAGCATGGCTCCAGCGAGCTGGAATCGAGCGTCGACTCGCTGATCGTGGTGCTGAACGAAAAGCTGTTCGAAGTGATGGGCGACGACGCCGAGATGGACGCATGCTTCCAGTGCGCCGACGACGTGCTGCACAACGCGGTGGCCGGCATTGCCGAGATCATCAACGTTGACGGCCTGGTGAACGTCGACTTCGAAGACGTGAAGACGGTGATGGGCGAGCAGGGCAAGGCCATGATGGGGACGGCCACCGTGTCGGGCGTGGACCGCGCCCGCCTGGCGGCCGAGCAGGCCGTTGCCAGCCCGCTGCTGGAAGGCGTGGACCTGTCCGGCGCGCGCGGCGTGCTGGTCAACATCACCGCCAGCCGTTCGCTGAAGCTGTCGGAAACCAAGGAAGTCATGAACACCATCCGCAGCTACGCCGCGGAAGACGCGACCGTGATCTTCGGTACGGTGTACGACGATTCGATGAGCGATGCGCTGCGCGTGACCGTGGTCGCGACCGGCCTGGGCCGCTCGGCCAAGAAGCAGCAGCCGATGACGCTGCTGAAGACCGGCACGGACAACATGCCGGTGCAGATGATGGCCAACATGGCCGCCACCGCTGCGCAGCACAGCTCGCCGGACTACAGCAACCTGGACACGCCGGCGGTATGGCGCAGCTCGCGCGAATCGGCGTCGGCCCACGTGGCGGCGCTGCAGGAAAAGGGTGTGGACACGTACGATATTCCGGCCTTCCTGCGCAAGCAGGCAGACTGA
- the ftsA gene encoding cell division protein FtsA: MSKEYKDLLVGLDIGTSKVAAVVAELRPDGSYEVIGMGQSESKGLKKGVVVNIEATVQSIQKALEEAELMADCKISEVFTGIAGSHIRSFNSSGMVAIKDKEVTQTDVARVIETAKAVNIPTDQQILHILTQEFIIDGQEDVREPIGMSGIRLEVKVHIVTGAVSAAQNIVKCVRRCGLEVHDLILQPLASSLAVLTEDEKELGVVLVDIGGGTTDIAIFSEGAIRHTAVIPIAGDQITNDIAMALRTPTPDAEDIKIQYGIAKQAIADPEDMIEVPGVGDRGTRTLSRQALAAVIEPRIEELYSLVHQVVRESGYEELLSSGVVITGGTAMMPGMVELGEDIFLKPVRVGVPEYRGNLHEVVKSPRYATVMGLLLEGRVQRMRGRKVAVQSGSVKQVWTRMKEWFVGNF; this comes from the coding sequence ATGAGCAAGGAATACAAGGACCTGTTGGTCGGTCTCGATATCGGCACCTCGAAGGTGGCGGCGGTGGTCGCAGAACTGCGCCCCGACGGCAGCTACGAGGTGATCGGGATGGGCCAGTCGGAGTCCAAGGGTCTGAAGAAAGGGGTCGTGGTCAATATCGAGGCCACCGTGCAGTCGATCCAGAAAGCACTGGAAGAGGCTGAGCTGATGGCCGACTGCAAGATCTCGGAGGTCTTTACCGGCATTGCCGGCAGCCATATCCGCAGCTTCAACTCCAGCGGCATGGTGGCAATCAAGGACAAGGAGGTCACGCAGACCGACGTGGCGCGCGTGATCGAGACCGCCAAGGCGGTCAATATCCCGACCGACCAGCAGATCCTGCACATCCTGACGCAGGAATTCATCATCGACGGGCAGGAAGACGTGCGCGAGCCCATCGGCATGAGCGGCATCCGCCTGGAAGTGAAGGTGCATATCGTCACCGGCGCCGTCAGCGCCGCGCAGAACATCGTCAAGTGCGTGCGCCGCTGCGGCCTGGAAGTGCATGACCTGATCCTGCAGCCGCTGGCCTCGAGCCTGGCGGTGCTGACCGAGGACGAGAAGGAACTGGGCGTGGTGCTGGTCGACATCGGCGGCGGCACCACCGACATCGCCATCTTCAGCGAAGGCGCGATCCGCCATACGGCCGTGATCCCCATCGCCGGCGACCAGATCACCAACGACATCGCCATGGCGCTGCGCACGCCCACGCCGGACGCCGAGGACATCAAGATCCAGTACGGCATCGCCAAGCAGGCGATCGCCGATCCGGAAGACATGATCGAGGTGCCGGGCGTGGGCGACCGCGGCACGCGCACGCTCAGCCGCCAGGCGCTGGCCGCGGTGATCGAGCCGCGCATCGAAGAGCTGTACTCGCTGGTGCACCAGGTGGTGCGCGAGTCGGGCTATGAAGAACTGTTGTCGTCCGGCGTGGTCATCACCGGTGGTACCGCGATGATGCCGGGCATGGTCGAGCTGGGCGAGGACATCTTCCTCAAGCCCGTGCGCGTGGGCGTGCCGGAGTACCGCGGCAACCTGCACGAGGTGGTGAAGAGCCCGCGCTATGCGACGGTGATGGGCCTGCTGCTGGAAGGCCGCGTGCAACGGATGCGCGGGCGCAAAGTGGCGGTGCAGAGCGGGTCGGTCAAGCAGGTCTGGACCCGCATGAAGGAATGGTTCGTCGGCAATTTCTGA
- a CDS encoding cell division protein FtsQ/DivIB — protein MWHNTRLLNLIATTLYAVVALMALAAGLLWLAQRPVFAITHVEIAPMDGGALRHVNAPSVRASALGKLSGNFFTLDLNAARQAFESVPWVRRASVRREWPNGLAVEVEEHEALGTWGSPESGRLLNTYGEIFVANTAEAEEDAQLLALDGPPDSEGDVIEKLEVMRQWFKPLHTEPLAVTLSGRYAWRARLSNGMVVELGREQNDEDRTAMDQRVRRFVAAWPQVTEQWGKQIDYADLRYPNGFAIRAANARFLTEAQIAAAVRAEKAERAAKAARATQAAAAVSGTSNNNPTRLKSKNAEKTR, from the coding sequence ATGTGGCATAACACACGCCTGCTCAACCTGATCGCCACCACGCTCTATGCCGTGGTGGCGCTGATGGCGCTCGCGGCCGGCCTGCTGTGGCTGGCGCAGCGGCCGGTGTTTGCCATCACCCACGTGGAGATCGCGCCGATGGACGGCGGCGCGCTGCGCCACGTGAACGCCCCCAGCGTGCGTGCCAGCGCGCTGGGCAAGCTGTCGGGCAACTTCTTCACGCTTGACCTGAACGCGGCACGGCAGGCGTTCGAGTCGGTGCCCTGGGTGCGGCGCGCCAGCGTGCGGCGCGAGTGGCCAAACGGCCTGGCTGTGGAGGTCGAGGAACACGAGGCGCTGGGTACCTGGGGCTCGCCGGAGAGCGGGCGCCTGCTCAATACCTACGGCGAGATCTTCGTGGCCAACACCGCCGAGGCGGAAGAAGACGCACAGTTGCTGGCGCTGGACGGTCCTCCGGACAGCGAGGGCGACGTGATCGAGAAGCTCGAGGTCATGCGCCAGTGGTTCAAGCCGTTGCATACCGAGCCGCTGGCGGTGACGCTGTCGGGCCGCTATGCCTGGCGCGCCAGGCTGTCCAACGGCATGGTGGTCGAGCTTGGCCGCGAGCAGAACGATGAAGACCGCACTGCGATGGACCAGCGGGTCAGGCGTTTCGTCGCTGCATGGCCGCAGGTCACCGAGCAGTGGGGCAAGCAGATCGACTACGCCGACCTGCGTTATCCCAATGGTTTTGCCATCCGCGCCGCCAATGCCCGCTTCCTGACCGAGGCGCAGATCGCTGCGGCGGTGCGGGCCGAGAAGGCGGAGCGGGCGGCGAAGGCGGCCCGGGCTACGCAGGCAGCGGCAGCGGTTTCCGGTACTTCCAACAACAATCCGACGCGACTGAAGAGCAAGAACGCGGAGAAAACCCGATGA
- a CDS encoding D-alanine--D-alanine ligase, with amino-acid sequence MSFVAHPNIDPKSLGKVGVLFGGRSAEREISLMSGSGVLAALQSRGVDAHGFDPGLQGVAELAAAKFDRVFIALHGRYGEDGTIQGLLEQLGVPYTGSGVLASALAMDKQATKRLWTTHDLPTPRFAMLHADTDFDAVVADLGLPLIVKPAREGSSIGLTKVTAAGQMREAFEKAEALDNDVIAETFIDGAELTCPIVGEGDTAEALPVIRIVAPEANYDYQNKYFTDDTQYLCPSGLDPEVEKEVQALAVQSYRVLGCRGWARADVMLRADGKPFLLEMNTSPGMTGHSLVPMAARAAGISYEDFVLQVVAAATLDLHPNEHWKPE; translated from the coding sequence ATGAGCTTCGTCGCCCATCCCAATATCGATCCCAAGTCGCTGGGCAAGGTCGGCGTGCTGTTCGGCGGCCGCTCGGCCGAGCGCGAGATCTCGCTGATGTCGGGCAGCGGCGTGCTGGCCGCGCTGCAGTCGCGCGGCGTCGACGCGCATGGCTTCGATCCCGGCCTGCAAGGCGTGGCCGAGCTGGCCGCGGCCAAGTTCGACCGCGTCTTTATCGCGCTGCACGGCCGCTATGGCGAAGACGGCACCATCCAGGGCCTGCTGGAACAACTGGGCGTGCCCTACACCGGCAGCGGCGTGCTGGCCTCGGCGCTGGCGATGGACAAGCAGGCCACCAAGCGCCTGTGGACCACGCATGACCTGCCCACGCCGCGTTTCGCGATGCTGCATGCCGATACGGATTTCGACGCGGTGGTCGCCGACCTGGGCCTGCCGCTGATCGTCAAGCCGGCGCGCGAAGGCTCGTCGATCGGCCTGACCAAGGTGACGGCGGCCGGGCAGATGCGCGAGGCGTTCGAGAAGGCCGAGGCGCTGGACAACGACGTCATCGCCGAGACTTTCATCGACGGCGCCGAGCTGACCTGCCCGATCGTGGGCGAGGGCGATACCGCCGAAGCGCTGCCGGTGATCCGCATCGTCGCGCCCGAAGCGAACTACGACTATCAAAATAAGTACTTTACTGACGATACCCAATACTTGTGTCCGTCAGGACTGGACCCCGAAGTCGAGAAGGAAGTCCAGGCGCTGGCGGTGCAGTCCTATCGCGTGCTGGGCTGCCGCGGCTGGGCGCGCGCCGACGTGATGCTGCGCGCCGACGGCAAGCCTTTCCTGCTCGAGATGAATACCTCGCCCGGCATGACCGGCCACTCGCTGGTGCCGATGGCGGCGCGCGCGGCCGGCATCAGCTACGAGGACTTCGTGCTGCAGGTGGTGGCCGCCGCGACGCTGGACCTGCACCCGAACGAGCACTGGAAGCCCGAATAA